The following are encoded together in the Mesoterricola sediminis genome:
- the pstA gene encoding phosphate ABC transporter permease PstA — protein MATFSEWRRRGSAFIWLSGAALAFSLVMIFGLVGYISVKGLGFFWPAPVVELATADGPVLGQITAREPDQVQVRTGNRDVFGQDYRWIPRSAIQETRHPADVVEIERLEYGAFIGRVKAVERGGQALPGAPLDILGQLLPGARDTARRIHRLEKSELTPVSLALEEVRLDLKGAPEAERAGLEARNRTLTERYQAVQARIEALRTQAAADTVTLEASDGSTKTLPVASVLRVIPANRLGTWGKVRVYLSRLAEFVADDPRESNTEGGIFPAIFGTVMMVLIMSVLVVPLGVMAALYMREYARQGLVLRTLRVAVNNLAGVPSIVFGVFGLGFFVYGLGGSLDRIFFPNRLPSPTFGTGGILWAALTLALLTVPVVIVATEEALAAVPRSQREASLALGATRWQTLWNVVIPGAMPGILTGLILAMARGAGEVAPLMLTGVVKLAPSMPLDGTFPFLHLDRKFMHLGFHIYDVGFQSPNSEAAKPMVFMTALLLLLIVVVLNLFALRLRSRLRARMGGGAF, from the coding sequence ATGGCCACCTTCAGCGAATGGCGCCGCCGCGGAAGCGCCTTCATCTGGTTGTCGGGGGCGGCCCTCGCCTTCTCCCTCGTCATGATCTTCGGTCTGGTGGGCTACATCTCGGTGAAGGGCCTGGGCTTCTTCTGGCCCGCCCCCGTCGTCGAGCTCGCCACCGCGGACGGCCCCGTGCTGGGCCAGATCACGGCCCGGGAGCCGGACCAGGTGCAGGTGCGCACCGGGAACCGGGACGTGTTCGGCCAGGACTACCGCTGGATCCCCCGCAGCGCCATCCAGGAGACCCGCCACCCCGCGGACGTCGTGGAGATCGAGCGCCTGGAGTACGGCGCCTTCATCGGCCGGGTCAAGGCGGTGGAGCGGGGCGGCCAGGCCCTCCCCGGCGCCCCCCTCGACATCCTCGGGCAGCTGCTCCCCGGCGCCCGGGACACCGCCCGGCGCATCCACCGCCTGGAGAAGTCCGAGCTGACCCCCGTGAGCCTGGCCCTGGAGGAGGTCCGCCTGGACCTCAAGGGCGCCCCCGAGGCGGAGCGGGCCGGGCTCGAGGCCCGGAACCGGACCCTCACCGAGCGCTACCAGGCCGTCCAGGCCCGCATCGAGGCCCTCCGGACCCAGGCCGCCGCCGACACCGTGACCCTGGAGGCCTCGGACGGCTCCACCAAGACCCTCCCCGTGGCCTCCGTCCTGCGCGTCATCCCCGCCAACCGCCTCGGCACCTGGGGCAAGGTCCGCGTCTACCTCTCCCGCCTGGCGGAATTCGTCGCCGACGACCCCCGCGAGAGCAACACCGAGGGCGGCATCTTCCCGGCCATCTTCGGCACGGTGATGATGGTCCTCATCATGTCGGTCCTCGTGGTGCCCCTGGGCGTGATGGCCGCGCTCTACATGCGGGAGTACGCCCGGCAGGGCCTCGTCCTCCGCACCCTGCGGGTGGCGGTCAACAACCTGGCCGGCGTCCCCTCCATCGTCTTCGGCGTCTTCGGCCTGGGCTTCTTCGTCTACGGCCTGGGCGGCAGCCTCGACCGGATCTTCTTCCCCAACCGCCTCCCCTCCCCCACCTTCGGGACGGGCGGCATCCTCTGGGCCGCCCTGACCCTGGCCCTCCTCACCGTCCCCGTGGTCATCGTGGCCACCGAGGAGGCCCTGGCCGCCGTCCCCCGCAGCCAGCGCGAGGCCAGCCTCGCCCTGGGCGCCACCCGGTGGCAGACCCTCTGGAACGTGGTGATCCCCGGCGCCATGCCCGGCATCCTGACGGGCCTCATCCTGGCCATGGCCCGGGGGGCAGGCGAAGTGGCGCCCCTGATGCTCACGGGCGTGGTCAAGCTGGCCCCCTCCATGCCCCTGGACGGCACCTTCCCCTTCCTGCACCTGGACCGCAAGTTCATGCACCTGGGCTTCCACATCTATGACGTGGGATTCCAGAGCCCCAACAGCGAGGCCGCCAAGCCCATGGTCTTCATGACCGCCCTCCTCCTGCTCTTGATCGTTGTCGTCCTCAACCTCTTCGCCTTACGCTTGCGCAGCCGGCTCCGCGCCAGAATGGGCGGAGGTGCCTTCTGA
- a CDS encoding ABC transporter permease subunit, with protein sequence MSSILDRAKRLDGIMHWVITLGGMTIIAAVLGILVFIGSEALPLFRSPRSRELAPGALPPGAALAVDETGRGIASLDPRTGLAALGDGQPITPAASAAPALPWTAPTPLDAQGRCAVVDAQGRLFFLELAWSAPSGEATAPWGLEARWTGAMPAGNVRLLAAHPVEGGGLADAGRWRLAALDAQGRLVWAETEASAQAALAWKPLPLPEGADATCAAWNPKGTLLFAGTRQGAVHAILLEDAPEAAATVEVGEPVTALGFALGQTSLLVGGARGGMVACQLIRAEGPAQLQLFHRFQPLDGPVKGFMASQRDKRFLAWSATGLAVDHLTTERRLFAAPHAGAITAGALSPRGDRIYAAVAGGPLREWSLDAPHPEISGQALWGKVHYESYPKAEYVWQSSGGTDDFEPKLSLVPLVFGTLKGTLYAMVFALPLAILGALYTSQFASPGLRDIIKPLVEIMAALPSVVLGFLAGLVLAPLFERSATVLLVLPAVSLGLGLVLLPLWRKLPNRVRLGWGTGWEVLWLVPLLAAAALISVKAGPLFERAFLGGDFRTWLLSAHHLTYDQRNSLVVGFAMGFAVIPIIFTISEDALSAVPRSLASASLACGASPWQTAWRVVLPTASPGIFSAVMVGLGRAIGETMIVLMATGNTPVLDWSPFNGMRTLAANIAVETPEAPVHGTLYRLLFFTAALLFALTFLLNTAAELVRQRLRKRYETF encoded by the coding sequence ATGAGCAGCATCCTCGACAGGGCCAAGCGGCTGGACGGCATCATGCACTGGGTCATCACCCTGGGCGGGATGACGATCATCGCGGCCGTGCTGGGCATCCTCGTCTTCATCGGCAGCGAGGCCCTGCCCCTGTTCCGCTCCCCCCGCAGCCGGGAACTCGCGCCGGGGGCCCTCCCCCCCGGCGCGGCCCTCGCCGTCGACGAGACGGGCCGGGGCATCGCCAGCCTCGATCCCCGGACCGGCCTCGCCGCCCTGGGTGACGGGCAGCCAATCACGCCCGCCGCCTCGGCGGCCCCCGCCCTGCCCTGGACCGCCCCCACGCCCCTGGACGCCCAGGGGCGGTGCGCGGTGGTGGACGCCCAGGGGCGCCTCTTCTTCCTGGAACTGGCCTGGAGCGCTCCGTCCGGGGAGGCGACGGCCCCCTGGGGCCTGGAAGCCCGCTGGACCGGAGCCATGCCGGCCGGGAACGTCCGGCTCCTCGCCGCCCACCCGGTGGAAGGGGGCGGCCTCGCCGACGCCGGCCGGTGGCGCCTGGCCGCCCTGGATGCCCAGGGCCGCCTCGTCTGGGCCGAAACGGAGGCCTCCGCCCAGGCCGCCCTGGCCTGGAAGCCCCTGCCCCTGCCCGAGGGGGCCGACGCCACCTGCGCGGCCTGGAACCCCAAGGGCACCCTCCTCTTCGCCGGCACCCGCCAGGGCGCCGTCCACGCCATCCTCCTGGAGGACGCGCCCGAAGCGGCCGCGACGGTCGAGGTCGGCGAGCCCGTCACCGCCCTCGGCTTCGCCCTGGGCCAGACCTCCCTCCTGGTGGGCGGGGCCCGCGGCGGCATGGTCGCGTGCCAGTTGATCCGGGCCGAAGGCCCCGCCCAGCTCCAGCTCTTCCACCGCTTCCAGCCCCTGGACGGACCCGTGAAGGGCTTCATGGCCTCCCAGCGGGACAAGCGCTTCCTGGCCTGGAGCGCCACCGGCCTGGCCGTGGACCACCTGACCACGGAGCGCCGCCTCTTCGCCGCCCCCCACGCGGGCGCGATCACCGCAGGGGCCCTGTCCCCCCGCGGGGACCGCATCTACGCCGCCGTCGCCGGCGGCCCCCTCCGGGAATGGAGCCTGGACGCCCCCCACCCCGAAATCAGCGGACAGGCCCTCTGGGGCAAGGTCCATTACGAGAGCTATCCCAAGGCCGAGTACGTCTGGCAGAGCAGCGGCGGCACCGACGACTTCGAGCCCAAGCTGAGCCTGGTCCCGCTGGTGTTCGGGACCCTGAAGGGCACCCTCTACGCCATGGTGTTCGCCCTGCCCCTGGCCATCCTGGGCGCCCTCTACACGAGCCAGTTCGCCAGCCCCGGCCTGCGGGACATCATCAAGCCCCTGGTGGAGATCATGGCCGCCCTGCCCTCCGTGGTCCTGGGCTTCCTGGCGGGCCTGGTCCTGGCGCCGCTGTTCGAGCGTTCCGCCACGGTGCTCCTGGTCCTGCCCGCGGTGAGCCTGGGCCTGGGCCTGGTCCTGCTCCCCCTCTGGCGGAAGCTGCCGAACCGCGTCCGCCTGGGCTGGGGCACGGGCTGGGAGGTGCTCTGGCTGGTGCCCCTCCTGGCGGCGGCCGCCCTCATCTCCGTCAAGGCCGGGCCCCTCTTCGAGCGGGCCTTCCTGGGCGGCGACTTCCGGACCTGGCTCCTCTCCGCCCACCACCTCACCTACGACCAGCGCAACAGCCTCGTGGTGGGCTTCGCCATGGGCTTCGCGGTGATCCCCATCATCTTCACCATCAGCGAGGACGCCCTGTCCGCGGTGCCGCGCTCCCTGGCCTCCGCCAGCCTCGCCTGCGGGGCCAGCCCCTGGCAGACCGCGTGGCGGGTGGTCCTGCCCACCGCCAGCCCCGGCATCTTCAGCGCCGTGATGGTGGGCCTGGGCCGGGCCATCGGCGAGACCATGATCGTGCTCATGGCCACGGGGAACACGCCCGTCCTGGACTGGAGCCCCTTCAACGGCATGCGGACCCTGGCGGCCAACATCGCCGTGGAGACGCCGGAGGCCCCGGTGCACGGCACCCTCTACCGCCTCCTGTTCTTCACCGCGGCCCTCCTGTTCGCGCTGACCTTCCTCCTCAACACCGCAGCCGAGCTGGTCCGCCAGCGCCTGCGCAAGCGCTACGAGACGTTCTGA